The following are encoded in a window of Onthophagus taurus isolate NC chromosome 3, IU_Otau_3.0, whole genome shotgun sequence genomic DNA:
- the LOC111414517 gene encoding dynein regulatory complex subunit 2-like: MSPKLSKEEKKALKAAKKAEKKRLAAIKARQLKIDELQRELKYGRLTVKRHEKSWKDLLLSIGIPEIKKQLEYAWHNFEIAIDAKDFQISLLMDAINEAEEQYMMNIRNHCENVNKLFLLFKEQLEALNQDSKAEVRNMRMFNELEVERLMSKHRDDVDFLNMMLFGLEMMQKEHEQYIRCEYCARMEDEQNKNNEALQKLSFDIHEKYMKVWNDTMDFVTSFNDKTAQKRKQYLILNAAEEQVNTLMQNQLERIAQLFELIRKLKYETARLHRSIGQKAGDLIIERYFYADTFWSLKSQLEKELNFDDSKLTLFTIEANEAMDTLKKIETKGSYILQLASMCRKYETIQEKVLPFPMLGKNIKVNVMDCEYFRDVYELKTFWKRFGQADAIRYSMYEEKKFLESQNKGIRQKIHQYCECLNCVAYENPGEQLKPRVPIINIDGGLQSALKFNNQDFGFKKN, from the coding sequence ATGTCGCCGAAATtatcaaaagaagaaaaaaaagctttaaaagCGGCGAAAAAAGCCGAAAAGAAACGTTTGGCTGCAATCAAAGCGCGtcaattaaaaatcgatgaacTCCAACGCGAATTAAAATATGGACGATTAACCGTTAAAAGGCATGAGAAATCATGGAAAGATTTATTACTCAGCATCGGAATACcagaaataaaaaagcaaTTAGAATACGCTTGgcataattttgaaatagccATAGATGccaaagattttcaaatatccCTATTAATGGATGCCATAAACGAAGCTGAGGAGCAATACATGATGAACATTCGGAATCATTGCGAAaacgtaaataaattatttttattatttaaagaacaaTTAGAAGCATTGAACCAAGATAGCAAAGCGGAAGTACGCAATATGAGAATGTTTAACGAATTAGAAGTTGAACGATTAATGAGCAAACACAGAGATGATGTCGACTTTTTAAACATGATGTTATTCGGATTAGAAATGATGCAAAAAGAACACGAACAATACATTCGTTGCGAATATTGCGCGAGAATGGAAGACgagcaaaataaaaacaacgaagCCCTTCAAAAATTAAGCTTTGATATCCACGAGAAATACATGAAAGTTTGGAACGACACAATGGATTTCGTAACATCATTCAATGATAAGACGgcacaaaaaagaaaacaatatttgattttaaacgcTGCCGAAGAACAAGTTAACACATTAATGCAAAATCAATTGGAAAGAATCGCCCAACTTTTCGAGTTAATTAGAAAGTTAAAATATGAAACGGCCAGATTACACCGTTCCATCGGACAAAAAGCGGGCGATTTAATCATCGAAAGATACTTTTACGCGGACACTTTTTGGTCGTTAAAATCACAATTGGAAAAAGAACTTAATTTCGACGACAGCAAATTGACTTTGTTCACCATCGAAGCGAATGAAGCGATGGatacgttaaaaaaaatcgaaaccaAAGGTTCGTACATTTTGCAATTAGCCTCGATGTGTCGTAAATACGAAACAAtacaagaaaaagttttaccaTTCCCGATGTTGGGGAAAAACATTAAGGTTAACGTAATGGATTGCGAGTATTTTCGAGACGTCTAcgaattaaaaacgttttggAAAAGATTTGGACAGGCGGATGCCATCCGATATAGCATGTACgaggaaaagaaatttttagaatCGCAAAATAAAGGAATTAGACAGAAAATTCATCAGTATTGTGAATGCTTGAATTGCGTTGCTTATGAAAATCCAGGTGAACAATTAAAACCGAGGGttccaattattaatattgatggTGGACTACAATCTgcgttgaaatttaataatcaagattttggttttaaaaagaattaa